In Candidatus Paceibacter sp., one DNA window encodes the following:
- the pheS gene encoding phenylalanine--tRNA ligase subunit alpha, with amino-acid sequence MSKNVKKFLDVTAPGKKSERGHLHPLTQVTERACDIFQSMGFEIADGPELENEFYNFDALNIPKDHPARAMWDTFWLKDSQKILNLKSKISNLSADRQDLKQEERFLMRTHTSNVQIRYMETHNPPFRIIAPGRVFRYEATDATHEIQFYQLEALMIDKKTNLANLKAVIKIFLQRFFNDDKIEVRFRPSYFPFVEPGVEIDMKFKDKWLEIGGAGMVHPKVLESVKLEGQGWQGFAFGMGLDRLAMIKYKIDDVRLFYSGDLRFIRQF; translated from the coding sequence ATGAGCAAAAATGTCAAAAAATTCCTAGACGTTACCGCTCCGGGTAAAAAATCCGAGCGCGGGCATTTGCATCCGCTGACACAGGTTACGGAAAGGGCGTGCGACATTTTCCAATCAATGGGCTTTGAGATCGCCGATGGGCCGGAATTGGAAAACGAGTTTTATAATTTTGACGCTCTAAATATCCCCAAAGACCATCCGGCGCGGGCGATGTGGGACACTTTCTGGCTGAAAGACAGCCAGAAAATATTAAATCTAAAATCTAAAATCTCAAACCTGTCTGCCGACAGGCAAGATCTGAAACAAGAGGAAAGGTTTTTGATGAGGACGCATACGTCAAATGTCCAGATAAGATACATGGAAACGCATAATCCGCCGTTTCGGATTATCGCGCCGGGCAGAGTGTTCCGTTATGAGGCCACTGACGCCACGCACGAGATACAATTTTACCAACTGGAAGCTCTGATGATAGACAAAAAAACCAATCTCGCAAATCTCAAGGCGGTGATAAAAATTTTTCTTCAAAGATTTTTCAACGACGATAAAATTGAGGTTCGTTTCCGCCCGAGCTACTTTCCGTTCGTTGAACCCGGAGTGGAAATAGACATGAAGTTTAAAGACAAATGGCTGGAGATAGGCGGGGCGGGGATGGTCCACCCGAAAGTTTTAGAAAGCGTAAAATTGGAAGGGCAAGGCTGGCAAGGATTCGCTTTCGGCATGGGCTTGGACAGGCTGGCGATGATAAAATACAAAATTGACGACGTGCGTTTGTTTTACTCGGGAGATTTAAGGTTTATTAGACAATTTTAG